In Vigna unguiculata cultivar IT97K-499-35 chromosome 3, ASM411807v1, whole genome shotgun sequence, a single genomic region encodes these proteins:
- the LOC114177729 gene encoding uncharacterized protein LOC114177729 isoform X2: protein MGISKTEVNLRRLLAAAPQQQNQAKLVHYVATLREQLEQLGEEKTPEGLPRISKATLNEYSEKVEAIASKLVNHVTDPQVSEKVVERSFVKENSSEIEEKKQIPLSSGLRRRPVPTSNTEDKAHELAETDNTSVKLDAGAHAHIEKHRMLQEDLTDEMVVLAKQLKEGSLMMSQSLQNTEKKTLTLGV, encoded by the exons ATGGGAATCAGTAAAACAGAAGTAAACTTAAGGAGGTTGCTTGCAGCTGCCCCTCAACAGCAAAACCAGGCAAAACTGGTGCAT TATGTTGCTACTTTACGTGAACAATTGGAGCAATTGGGTGAAGAAAAGACACCAGAGGGCTTACCAAG GATTTCAAAGGCTACGTTGAATGAATACTCAGAGAAGGTTGAAGCCATTGCTTCCAAATTGGTTAACCATGTG ACTGACCCACAAGTATCCGAGAAGGTTGTTGAAAGGAGTTTTGTTAAAGAAAACTCTTCTGAAATTGAGGAAAAAAAGCAGATACCCCTTTCTTCTGGGTTGAGAAGAAGACCTGT ACCCACATCAAATACAGAAGATAAAGCACACGAGCTTGCTGAGACTGACAATACATCTGTCAAACTGGATGCTGGTGCACACGCACACATTGAAAAGCACAG AATGCTTCAAGAAGATTTGACTGATGAGATGGTGGTGTTGGCAAAACAACTCAAAGAGGGTAGTCTCATGATGAGCCAGTCCCTGCAAAATACTGAAAAG AAGACTCTGACATTGGGAGTTTGA
- the LOC114178018 gene encoding uncharacterized protein LOC114178018 isoform X3 — MRTSKTEVNLRRLLAAAPQQKNQAKLVHYVATLREQLEQLAEERTPEGLPRISKATLNEYSEKVEAIASKLINHETDPQVSEKDVERSFVKENSSEIEEKKQIPLSSGLRRRPVPTSNTEDKAHELAETDNTPVKLDASAHAHIEKHRMLQEDLTDEMVVLAKQLKESSLMMSQSLQNTEKTLTLGV; from the exons ATGAGAACCAGTAAAACAGAAGTAAACTTAAGGAGGTTGCTTGCAGCTGCTCCTCAGCAGAAAAACCAGGCAAAACTTGTGCAT TATGTTGCTACTTTACGTGAACAATTGGAACAATTGGCTGAAGAGAGGACACCTGAGGGCTTACCTAG GATTTCAAAGGCTACGTTGAATGAATACTCAGAGAAGGTTGAAGCCATTGCTTCCAAATTGATTAACCACGAG ACTGACCCACAAGTATCCGAGAAGGATGTTGAAAGGAGTTTTGTTAAAGAAAACTCTTCTGAAATTGAGGAGAAAAAGCAGATACCACTTTCTTCTGGGTTGAGAAGAAGACCTGT ACCCACATCAAATACAGAAGATAAAGCACACGAGCTTGCTGAGACTGACAATACACCTGTCAAACTGGATGCTAGTGCACACGCACACATTGAAAAGCACAG AATGCTTCAAGAAGATTTGACTGATGAGATGGTGGTGTTGGCAAAACAACTCAAAGAGAGTAGTCTCATGATGAGCCAGTCCCTGCAAAATACTGAAAAG ACTCTGACATTGGGAGTTTGA
- the LOC114178018 gene encoding uncharacterized protein LOC114178018 isoform X1 has protein sequence MRTSKTEVNLRRLLAAAPQQKNQAKLVHYVATLREQLEQLAEERTPEGLPRISKATLNEYSEKVEAIASKLINHETDPQVSEKDVERSFVKENSSEIEEKKQIPLSSGLRRRPVPTSNTEDKAHELAETDNTPVKLDASAHAHIEKHRMLQEDLTDEMVVLAKQLKESSLMMSQSLQNTEKILDSTEKAIEDSLASTGRTNVRATAIYSESSKTSCLTWLVMFVMTVVFVMVILLIRVT, from the exons ATGAGAACCAGTAAAACAGAAGTAAACTTAAGGAGGTTGCTTGCAGCTGCTCCTCAGCAGAAAAACCAGGCAAAACTTGTGCAT TATGTTGCTACTTTACGTGAACAATTGGAACAATTGGCTGAAGAGAGGACACCTGAGGGCTTACCTAG GATTTCAAAGGCTACGTTGAATGAATACTCAGAGAAGGTTGAAGCCATTGCTTCCAAATTGATTAACCACGAG ACTGACCCACAAGTATCCGAGAAGGATGTTGAAAGGAGTTTTGTTAAAGAAAACTCTTCTGAAATTGAGGAGAAAAAGCAGATACCACTTTCTTCTGGGTTGAGAAGAAGACCTGT ACCCACATCAAATACAGAAGATAAAGCACACGAGCTTGCTGAGACTGACAATACACCTGTCAAACTGGATGCTAGTGCACACGCACACATTGAAAAGCACAG AATGCTTCAAGAAGATTTGACTGATGAGATGGTGGTGTTGGCAAAACAACTCAAAGAGAGTAGTCTCATGATGAGCCAGTCCCTGCAAAATACTGAAAAG ATTCTTGATTCTACGGAGAAGGCTATTGAGGATAGCTTGGCAAGCACTGGTCGTACCAATGTGCGAGCAACGGCAATATACTCCGAGAGTTCCAAGACTTCTTGCTTAACATGGCTTGTGATGTTTGTGATGACAGTTGTATTTGTCATGGTTATTCTTCTAATCCGTGTAACATAG
- the LOC114178018 gene encoding uncharacterized protein LOC114178018 isoform X2, giving the protein MRTSKTEVNLRRLLAAAPQQKNQAKLVHYVATLREQLEQLAEERTPEGLPRISKATLNEYSEKVEAIASKLINHETDPQVSEKDVERSFVKENSSEIEEKKQIPLSSGLRRRPVPTSNTEDKAHELAETDNTPVKLDASAHAHIEKHRMLQEDLTDEMVVLAKQLKESSLMMSQSLQNTEKKTLTLGV; this is encoded by the exons ATGAGAACCAGTAAAACAGAAGTAAACTTAAGGAGGTTGCTTGCAGCTGCTCCTCAGCAGAAAAACCAGGCAAAACTTGTGCAT TATGTTGCTACTTTACGTGAACAATTGGAACAATTGGCTGAAGAGAGGACACCTGAGGGCTTACCTAG GATTTCAAAGGCTACGTTGAATGAATACTCAGAGAAGGTTGAAGCCATTGCTTCCAAATTGATTAACCACGAG ACTGACCCACAAGTATCCGAGAAGGATGTTGAAAGGAGTTTTGTTAAAGAAAACTCTTCTGAAATTGAGGAGAAAAAGCAGATACCACTTTCTTCTGGGTTGAGAAGAAGACCTGT ACCCACATCAAATACAGAAGATAAAGCACACGAGCTTGCTGAGACTGACAATACACCTGTCAAACTGGATGCTAGTGCACACGCACACATTGAAAAGCACAG AATGCTTCAAGAAGATTTGACTGATGAGATGGTGGTGTTGGCAAAACAACTCAAAGAGAGTAGTCTCATGATGAGCCAGTCCCTGCAAAATACTGAAAAG AAGACTCTGACATTGGGAGTTTGA
- the LOC114176347 gene encoding uncharacterized protein LOC114176347 has product MAMNHARSIRYILTTREAVRVACQRSFATGKAKKGSKGGGAGDAPKASTLSKEVKSSTVVGANILKKGTDPKILPDSDYPHWLCHLLDKRPAISELRRKNIETLAYDNLKRFVKLDNRAMIKENNSVKAKN; this is encoded by the coding sequence ATGGCAATGAACCATGCCAGATCTATAAGATATATTCTTACAACTAGAGAGGCAGTTAGGGTTGCATGCCAACGAAGTTTTGCCACCGGTAAAGCAAAGAAAGGATCTAAAGGGGGTGGAGCTGGTGATGCACCCAAGGCATCAACTCTTAGCAAAGAAGTCAAGTCAAGCACAGTTGTAGGTGCTAACATTCTGAAGAAAGGAACTGATCCAAAAATCCTGCCTGATTCAGACTACCCTCACTGGCTGTGCCATCTGCTCGATAAACGCCCCGCAATTAGTGAACTGCGTAGGAAGAACATTGAAACATTAGCTTATGACAATCTAAAACGCTTTGTTAAGCTGGATAACCGGGCAATGATCAAAGAGAATAACTCTGTGAAGGCGAAGAACTGA
- the LOC114176063 gene encoding probable serine/threonine-protein kinase PIX13: MGNCWSFQSSSAVDHRNSISAPNPNNQSGSIQFSAGTSNRRLIQSSNSTSLGQSSHSGGFSRFFGASSSNNYSTGNNTSTSFWGSENSQASRGRDEEERGQILDVADLRAFTLAELKAATQNFRHGSLLGEGGFGKVYKGVIRSEGLPIAIKKLNSESKQGIAEWQSEVNFLGRLSHPNLVKLLGFGREESKLFLVYEFMPCGSLDNHLFGRGANVRPLSWDTRLTIMIGAARGLHFLHSLENAIIYRDFKPSNILLDSTYAAKLSDFGLAKSMTSPDQSHVSTHVVGTHGYAAPEYIATGHLYVKSDVYGFGIFLVELLTGKRITGIMQLCEETSLRDWVKRNLVNRGYIRSTMDAKLEGKYPPNLALETAQLALKCIQIEPKVRPSMKEVLERLEQIEAANEKPADNRRRVNRSRLVQQHGPPDGG, from the exons ATGGGGAACTGTTGGAGTTTTCAATCATCTTCTGCTGTCGATCACCGCAACTCCATTTCTGCCCCCAACCCCAACAATCAATCAG GGAGTATTCAGTTTTCTGCCGGTACAAGCAACAGAAGATTAATACAGAGCAGTAATTCTACTTCTCTTGGGCAGAGCAGCCACTCTGGAGGATTCAGCAGGTTCTTTGGAGCAAGTAGTAGTAATAATTACTCAACAGGCAATAACACTAGCACATCCTTTTGGGGCTCTGAGAATAGCCAAGCCTCTCGAGGGAGGGACGAAGAAGAGAGGGGGCAAATCTTGGATGTTGCAGATTTGAGGGCATTTACCTTGGCAGAACTGAAAGCAGCCACCCAAAATTTCAGACATGGCAGTCTGTTAGGAGAGGGGGGATTCGGTAAAGTATACAAGGGTGTCATTAGAAGTGAGGGGTTGCCTATTGCCATCAAGAAGTTGAATTCCGAAAGCAAGCAAGGAATTGCGGAATGGCAG TCAGAGGTTAATTTCTTAGGGAGGCTTTCTCATCCCAATCTTGTTAAATTGTTGGGATTTGGTAGGGAAGAGAGTAAACTGTTTCTGGTGTATGAATTTATGCCTTGTGGGAGCTTGGATAACCACCTATTTGGAA GAGGAGCAAATGTTCGGCCACTTTCTTGGGACACAAGGCTAACAATTATGATTGGAGCAGCTAGGGGGCTTCATTTCCTTCACAGCTTGGAGAATGCCATTATATACAGAGATTTTAAACCCTCAAATATTCTCCTCGACTCA ACGTATGCGGCAAAGTTATCAGACTTTGGCTTAGCGAAATCTATGACTTCGCCTGATCAGAGTCACGTATCAACACATGTTGTGGGAACACACGGCTATGCTGCTCCTGAGTACATTGCAACAG GTCATTTGTACGTGAAAAGTGATGTGTATGGATTTGGAATATTTTTGGTGGAGTTGCTGACTGGGAAGAGGATTACTGGTATAATGCAACTATGTGAGGAAACGTCGTTGAGGGATTGGGTGAAAAGAAATCTTGTAAACAGAGGGTATATAAGAAGCACCATGGATGCAAAGTTGGAAGGGAAGTATCCACCAAACTTAGCTTTAGAAACGGCTCAACTAGCTCTCAAATGCATCCAAATAGAGCCCAAAGTAAGGCCATCGATGAAAGAAGTTCTTGAAAGATTGGAACAGATTGAAGCAGCCAATGAAAAACCAGCTGATAACAGAAGACGGGTTAATCGTTCTCGTCTTGTTCAACAACATGGCCCTCCAGATGGTGGCTAA
- the LOC114177729 gene encoding uncharacterized protein LOC114177729 isoform X1, with translation MGISKTEVNLRRLLAAAPQQQNQAKLVHYVATLREQLEQLGEEKTPEGLPRISKATLNEYSEKVEAIASKLVNHVTDPQVSEKVVERSFVKENSSEIEEKKQIPLSSGLRRRPVPTSNTEDKAHELAETDNTSVKLDAGAHAHIEKHRMLQEDLTDEMVVLAKQLKEGSLMMSQSLQNTEKILDSTEKAIEHSLASTGRANVRATAIYSESSKTSCLTWLMMFVMTVVFVMVILLIRIT, from the exons ATGGGAATCAGTAAAACAGAAGTAAACTTAAGGAGGTTGCTTGCAGCTGCCCCTCAACAGCAAAACCAGGCAAAACTGGTGCAT TATGTTGCTACTTTACGTGAACAATTGGAGCAATTGGGTGAAGAAAAGACACCAGAGGGCTTACCAAG GATTTCAAAGGCTACGTTGAATGAATACTCAGAGAAGGTTGAAGCCATTGCTTCCAAATTGGTTAACCATGTG ACTGACCCACAAGTATCCGAGAAGGTTGTTGAAAGGAGTTTTGTTAAAGAAAACTCTTCTGAAATTGAGGAAAAAAAGCAGATACCCCTTTCTTCTGGGTTGAGAAGAAGACCTGT ACCCACATCAAATACAGAAGATAAAGCACACGAGCTTGCTGAGACTGACAATACATCTGTCAAACTGGATGCTGGTGCACACGCACACATTGAAAAGCACAG AATGCTTCAAGAAGATTTGACTGATGAGATGGTGGTGTTGGCAAAACAACTCAAAGAGGGTAGTCTCATGATGAGCCAGTCCCTGCAAAATACTGAAAAG ATTCTTGATTCTACGGAGAAGGCTATTGAGCATAGTTTGGCAAGCACCGGTCGTGCCAATGTGCGAGCAACGGCAATCTACTCCGAGAGTTCCAAGACTTCTTGCTTAACATGGCTTATGATGTTTGTGATGACGGTTGTATTTGTCATGGTTATTCTTCTAATCCGTATAACATAG
- the LOC114177025 gene encoding probable serine/threonine-protein kinase PIX13 — MGNCCSHSSSSNGDDHPNAKNHLGRTEFSAGLSKIRLIQNDNSTSGGGCSSQFGGSSSLFGPSSGNNHTSGNNTSTTFWGSDNSHTSGVRDGEEFSQGEILNAPNSRVFTFAELRAATKNFRADSVIGEGGFGRVYKGFIRGEGLTIAIKKWNPGSLQGVAEWQSEVNFLGRLSHPNLVKLLGFGRENSELFLVYEFMHRGTLDNHLFGRGANVRPLSWDTRLKVMIDAARGLNFLHSMEMKIVHRDFKPSNILLDETFTAKLSDFGLAKCFSSLDQTHVTTRVVGTGGYAAPEYVATGRLKVKSDVYAFGIVVMEVLTGKRMQDIRRLLKQKSLSDWVKSNIVNRGKIGMSMDAKLEGLYPTNLALEVAQLGLKCIQTEVNVRPSMKEVVERLEQIEADNQNPAGNSYKRRRVNNAISKMVVN; from the exons ATGGGGAACTGTTGCAGTCATTCATCTAGTTCAAATGGTGATGATCATCCCAACGCGAAGAACCATTTAG GGAGGACTGAATTCTCTGCTGGTCTCAGCAAAATAAGACTAATACAGAATGACAATTCTACTTCTGGTGGTGGGTGTAGCAGCCAATTTGGAGGAAGCAGTAGTCTGTTTGGGCCAAGTAGTGGCAATAATCACACATCAGGGAATAACACTAGCACGACATTTTGGGGCTCTGATAATAGCCACACCTCTGGAGTCAGAGATGGAGAGGAATTTTCTCAAGGTGAGATCTTGAATGCTCCAAACTCGAGAGTATTTACTTTTGCAGAACTGAGAGCTGCCACAAAAAATTTCAGAGCTGACAGTGTGATAGGAGAGGGGGGTTTTGGTAGAGTATACAAGGGTTTCATTAGAGGTGAGGGATTGACCATTGCGATCAAGAAATGGAATCCCGGAAGCTTGCAAGGAGTTGCGGAATGGCAG TCAGAGGTGAATTTCTTAGGGAGGCTTTCTCATCCCAACCTTGTTAAGTTGTTGGGATTTGGGCGAGAGAACAGTGAGCTGTTCCTGGTGTATGAATTCATGCATCGTGGCACCTTGGATAACCACCTATTTGGAA GAGGTGCAAATGTTCGACCACTTTCTTGGGATACAAGGCTGAAGGTGATGATTGACGCAGCTAGGGGACTCAATTTCCTTCATTCCATGGAAATGAAAATCGTACACAGAGATTTTAAGCCCTCAAATATACTACTTGACGAG ACATTCACGGCAAAGTTATCAGACTTTGGGTTAGCCAAATGTTTTTCTTCGCTTGATCAGACTCACGTAACAACACGAGTTGTGGGAACAGGAGGCTATGCCGCTCCTGAGTATGTAGCAACAG GTCGTTTGAAAGTGAAAAGTGATGTGTATGCATTTGGAATTGTTGTGATGGAGGTGCTGACAGGGAAAAGAATGCAAGATATAAGGCGATTGCTGAAGCAAAAGTCCTTGAGTGATTGGGTGAAATCAAATATAGTAAATAGAGGGAAAATAGGAATGAGTATGGATGCAAAGTTGGAAGGACTGTATCCAACCAACTTAGCTTTAGAGGTAGCTCAATTAGGTCTGAAATGCATCCAAACAGAAGTCAATGTGAGGCCATCAATGAAAGAAGTTGTTGAAAGATTGGAACAGATTGAAGCAGATAATCAGAATCCAGCTGGCAACAGTTATAAGAGAAGACGTGTTAACAACGCGATCAGCAAGATGGTGGTCAACTGA
- the LOC114177728 gene encoding uncharacterized protein LOC114177728: MEKKKNRRIKRKRKEKPSARELHRPRSSDANAIFALLLASLCSRPNSVIFINKCLFKLRRSLLISQTSLTSTLALLPTLLRSTRVEIVCLAADIIGAASLVSFDANEEIASDSETVKGLISLLHSRKRKVLLSACNAILDFSTTTFARRQLLKFSALNKLMFVFLQIFDGLECVCLWSEGDGSFCSLKIGIKEDKLSLVFLTATVVLINACEAEQLQGIPQSLSEAFLGILKQIRVRVSDQEVIKGAGKWNEEGHLCKSSITVSNLAECIFRLSINAPQLTGSLSFEVVQRGLFGASDTSFKDFISNYWEVSPFLLARTMRDPDMHDMFGAFVESLSWKGSVPSLLSSILQGLLACFPIASDEQNILNFLNEAKDRLGCPMVYQQDIRVVKTERQSTKEMHYFRYFNSGCIKEPQYFTYHEILKCGQAYNEGYTVALRGLEFRYQSISAIADTLALMFGQPSVGANLYLTPPNSQGLACHFDDHCVFVCQIFGSKQWTVYSPPSQLLPRLYDNLLGSVVDCTKAGRREFFLREGDILYIPRGFPHKAYTESGVGDGSPEFSLHLTLSIEVEPPFEWGGVAHFALHHWSENQRRLFYDGSNFLSQKLLLVSLNLLHVAIGIISNLDPCFRKACLTAAVSLPPVVYDSLFQSQRNTFFYLIDKIRTESRFMEVISSIEVAVHKNEDPFQQIRWLWVLCMEKETNSEYNTNKSFMSEDILSFCAQHKDKLEALFLNVKSRFCSEVVFEEVVTSHRMLLQKYRSTRKQYINGMVSLHDKL; the protein is encoded by the exons atggagaagaagaagaatcgTAGAATTAAGAGAAAAAGGAAGGAAAAACCCTCGGCGCGTGAACTTCACCGGCCTCGTTCCTCAGATGCCAATGCGATTTTCGCTCTGTTACTCGCATCACTCTGCAGCAGACCCAATTCTGTTATATTCATCAACAAATGCTTATTCAAACTTCGCCGTTCACTTCTTATCTCGCAGACCTCGCTGACGTCCACTTTGGCGTTGCTCCCAACCCTACTCCGCTCCACGCGGGTGGAAATCGTGTGCCTCGCGGCAGACATTATCGGCGCCGCCTCGCTCGTTTCCTTCGATGCTAACGAGGAAATTGCGTCTGATTCTGAAACCGTCAAAGGACTAATCTCGCTGTTGCACAGTCGCAAGAGGAAGGTTTTGTTATCTGCCTGCAATGCCATTTTAGACTTTTCCACTACCACCTTCGCCCGACGacaattgctcaaattttccgCGTTGAACAAACTGAT GTTTGTGTTTCTTCAGATTTTCGATGGTTTGGAATGCGTCTGTTTATGGTCCGAGGGCGATGGAAGTTTTTGCTCTCTTAAGATTGGGATTAAGGAAGATAAACTGTCACTGGTTTTTCTCACTGCAACTGTTGTTCTTATCAATGCCTGTGAAGCTGAGCAGCTACAGGGTATCCCACAAAGTCTTTCTGAAGCATTTCTGGGAATTTTGAAACAGATAAGGGTGAGAGTGAGTGATCAAGAGGTGATCAAAGGTGCTGGGAAGTGGAATGAAGAAGGGCATCTTTGTAAGAGTAGCATTACAGTTAGTAATCTTGCAGAATGCATCTTCAGGCTTTCCATTAATGCTCCTCAACTTACTGGCTCTTTGTCCTTTGAAGTGGTTCAAAGAGGTCTTTTTGGTGCGAGTGATACTAgtttcaaagattttatatcaAATTACTGGGAGGTTTCTCCTTTTCTGCTGGCGAGGACCATGAGGGATCCAGATATGCATGATATGTTTGGTGCATTTGTTGAGTCTTTGAGCTGGAAAGGGAGCGTTCCTTCTCTTCTTTCCTCAATTCTTCAAGGATTACTGGCTTGTTTTCCTATTGCCTCAGATGAACAAAACATACTTAATTTTCTGAATGAGGCAAAAGATAGACTTGGTTGTCCTATGGTCTACCAGCAGGATATACGTGTTGTCAAAACAGAGAGGCAATCAACAAAAGAAATGCATTACTTTCGGTACTTTAACTCAGGCTGCATTAAGGAACCTCAGTATTTTACTTATCATGAGATCTTAAAATGTGGGCAAGCATATAACGAAGGATATACTGTTGCTCTGCGTGGTCTGGAATTTCGATATCAGAGCATTTCGGCTATTGCAGATACATTAGCACTTATGTTTGGTCAACCTTCAGTTGGTGCTAACTTGTACTTAACCCCCCCTAATTCTCAGGGTTTGGCTTGTCACTTTGATGATCACTGTGTATTTGTATGCCAGATTTTTGGTTCCAAGCAGTGGACTGTATACTCTCCACCCAGTCAGCTGTTACCTCGCTTATATGATAATTTACTTGGTTCTGTTGTTGACTGTACAAAAGCTGGTAGACGAGAGTTCTTTCTCAGGGAAggtgatatattatatattccCAGAGGTTTTCCTCACAAAGCATATACAGAATCTGGTGTTGGTGATGGTTCTCCAGAGTTCTCATTGCACCTTACCCTTAGTATTGAGGTTGAACCTCCTTTTGA GTGGGGAGGAGTTGCTCATTTTGCACTTCACCACTGGAGTGAAAACCAGAGAAGACTGTTTTATGATGGCTCAAATTTTTTGTCTCAAAAACTTCTTCTAGTGTCTCTGAATTTATTACATGTTGCCATTGGGATCATTAGCAATTTGGATCCTTGCTTTAGGAAAGCATGCTTGACTGCTGCAGTTTCCTTGCCGCCAGTTGTTTATGACAGTCTTTTTCAGAGTCAGAGGAACACTTTTTTCTACTTAATTGATAAAATCCGTACTGAATCTAGATTCATGGAAGTCATAAGTAGCATAGAGGTTGCTGTTCACAAAAATGAAGATCCATTCCAGCAAATCCGATGGCTTTGGGTTCTTTGTATGGAAAAAGAAACCAACAGTGAATACAACACCAATAAATCTTTCATGAGTGAAGATATACTTTCTTTTTGTGCCCAACACAAGGATAAATTAGAAGCTCTTTTTCTGAATGTGAAGTCAAGGTTTTGTAGTGAGGTGGTATTTGAAGAAGTTGTAACTAGTCACAGGATGCTGCTCCAGAAATATAGAAGTACCAGAAAGCAATATATTAATGGAATGGTTTCACTTCATGATAAATTATAA